One genomic window of Chloroflexota bacterium includes the following:
- a CDS encoding phosphatidate cytidylyltransferase produces MLHNNILALALTFLISLVWLRLNDFAAARGWVSSRLSRKIIHIGTGPLFVLCWLLFDNAPEAPYLAALVPLLITAQFALIGLGLWRDDAAVQAMSRTGDRREILRGPLFYGLIFVLLTVLYWKSPAGVVALMLLCGGDGIADLVGRRWGRHPLPWSRRKTWEGSLAVFLGGWLLAAAVLAAYVAAGAFPAPWAAYLVPLTAVAFAAAVVESLPLEEIDNLTVPLAAVLLARLWW; encoded by the coding sequence ATGCTGCACAACAACATCCTGGCCTTAGCCCTCACCTTTCTCATCTCGCTCGTCTGGCTGCGGCTGAACGACTTTGCCGCGGCGCGCGGCTGGGTGAGCAGCCGCCTGAGCCGCAAAATCATCCACATCGGCACCGGCCCGCTGTTCGTGCTCTGCTGGCTGCTTTTCGACAACGCCCCCGAAGCCCCCTACCTTGCCGCGTTGGTGCCGCTGCTCATTACCGCCCAGTTTGCCCTCATCGGCCTGGGGCTGTGGCGGGATGACGCCGCGGTGCAGGCCATGTCGCGCACGGGCGACCGGCGGGAAATTCTGCGCGGGCCGCTCTTTTATGGCCTGATTTTCGTGCTCCTAACCGTGCTCTACTGGAAAAGCCCCGCGGGCGTGGTGGCGCTGATGCTGCTCTGCGGCGGCGATGGCATCGCCGACTTGGTGGGGCGGCGCTGGGGCAGGCACCCCCTCCCCTGGTCGCGGCGCAAAACCTGGGAAGGCAGCCTGGCCGTTTTCCTGGGCGGGTGGCTGCTGGCCGCGGCGGTGCTGGCGGCGTATGTCGCCGCGGGCGCTTTCCCCGCGCCGTGGGCGGCTTACCTTGTCCCGCTGACCGCGGTGGCTTTTGCGGCCGCGGTGGTTGAATCGTTGCCTTTGGAAGAGATCGACAATCTCACCGTGCCACTGGCCGCCGTGCTGCTGGCACGCCTTTGGTGGTAA
- the guaA gene encoding glutamine-hydrolyzing GMP synthase codes for MNAPLIVLDFGSQYAQLIARRVREQGVYSELFPHDAPAAEVMALHPKGFILSGGPASVYAPDAPQIPRYVLESDLPVLGVCYGMQALTHALGGTVNPAPQREYGPATLEVLRPNPLLPEGRYPVWMSHGDRIERLPEGFEVLARTANSPIAAMGDLRRRYFGVQFHPEVQHTPRGGEILRRFAVEICGASPDWTPENIITESVARVRAQVGDEPVLAAVSGGVDSTVAAALVHRAVGERLTAVFVDTGLLRAGEREQVEAAFRDALGARLVVVDAADEFLQALQGITDPEAKRRIIGEKFIRIFEREARRLGQPRFLVQGTIYPDVVESRAPDRAKAHRIKSHHNVGGLPEKMAFDLVEPLRYLFKDEVRAVGEALGLPRAMVWRQPFPGPGLAVRCLGEVTAERLAKLRAADAIFTRALEAAGLLGGRGSAVSQAFAVLLPVKSVGVMGDQRTYQETLVLRAVTTDDFMTADWARLPADLLAEVSRRIVNEVPGVNRVVYDITTKPPATIEWE; via the coding sequence GTGAACGCCCCCCTCATCGTCCTCGATTTTGGCTCCCAATATGCGCAACTCATCGCCCGCCGGGTGCGCGAGCAGGGGGTGTATAGCGAACTTTTCCCTCACGATGCCCCAGCCGCCGAGGTGATGGCGCTGCACCCCAAAGGCTTCATCCTCTCCGGCGGCCCGGCCTCGGTCTATGCCCCCGACGCGCCGCAAATTCCGCGCTATGTGCTGGAAAGCGACCTGCCCGTGCTCGGCGTGTGCTACGGGATGCAGGCGCTCACCCACGCCCTCGGCGGCACGGTCAACCCTGCCCCGCAACGGGAATACGGCCCCGCCACGCTGGAAGTGCTGCGCCCCAACCCGCTGCTGCCGGAAGGCCGCTACCCGGTGTGGATGTCCCACGGCGACCGCATCGAGCGCCTGCCGGAAGGCTTCGAAGTGCTGGCGCGCACGGCCAACAGCCCCATCGCAGCGATGGGTGACCTGCGGCGGCGCTATTTCGGCGTGCAGTTCCACCCCGAAGTGCAGCACACGCCCCGCGGCGGCGAAATCTTGCGCCGCTTTGCCGTGGAAATTTGCGGCGCTTCCCCCGACTGGACGCCCGAAAACATCATCACCGAAAGCGTGGCGCGCGTGCGGGCGCAGGTGGGGGATGAGCCGGTGCTTGCGGCGGTCAGCGGCGGGGTGGATTCCACCGTGGCGGCGGCCTTAGTGCACCGCGCCGTGGGCGAGCGGTTGACCGCCGTGTTCGTGGATACCGGTCTGCTGCGGGCGGGCGAGCGCGAGCAGGTGGAAGCCGCGTTCCGCGATGCGCTGGGGGCGCGCCTGGTCGTGGTAGACGCGGCCGACGAATTCCTGCAAGCCCTGCAGGGCATCACCGACCCCGAAGCCAAGCGCCGCATCATCGGCGAAAAGTTCATCCGCATTTTTGAACGCGAAGCCCGCCGCCTGGGCCAGCCGCGCTTTCTGGTGCAGGGCACCATCTACCCCGACGTCGTAGAATCGCGCGCCCCCGACCGGGCCAAAGCCCACCGCATCAAGAGCCACCACAATGTCGGCGGGCTGCCCGAAAAGATGGCTTTCGACCTGGTAGAGCCGCTGCGCTACCTTTTCAAAGACGAAGTGCGCGCCGTAGGCGAGGCGCTGGGCCTGCCGCGGGCGATGGTGTGGCGGCAGCCCTTCCCGGGGCCTGGGCTGGCGGTGCGCTGCCTTGGCGAAGTTACGGCTGAGCGGCTGGCGAAATTGCGCGCCGCCGACGCCATCTTCACCCGCGCGCTGGAAGCCGCCGGGCTACTGGGCGGGCGCGGGAGCGCGGTTTCCCAGGCCTTTGCCGTGCTGCTGCCGGTCAAATCGGTCGGCGTGATGGGCGACCAGCGCACCTATCAGGAAACCCTCGTGCTGCGCGCCGTCACCACCGACGACTTCATGACCGCCGACTGGGCCCGCCTGCCCGCCGACCTGCTGGCCGAGGTCTCACGGCGCATCGTCAACGAAGTGCCGGGCGTCAATCGCGTGGTGTACGACATCACCACCAAACCCCCGGCGACGATTGAGTGGGAATAA
- the xpt gene encoding xanthine phosphoribosyltransferase → MQALKERILAEGRYLGGGILKVDSFINHRVDAGLMMACGQELARRFASTHPQKVFTAEISGIAPALATAYHLGVPLVFARKHRPVTMPDQIFLTLTPSHTKGREVELMVSPEYLHAGEHILIIDDFLASGETILGLVRLVQAAQAEVVGIGALIEKTFEGGRAKLEPLGVPIEALARISALHDDGRIEFAE, encoded by the coding sequence ATGCAAGCCCTGAAAGAACGCATCCTCGCCGAAGGCCGCTACCTCGGCGGCGGCATCCTCAAGGTGGATTCCTTCATCAACCACCGGGTCGATGCTGGCCTGATGATGGCCTGCGGCCAGGAACTCGCCCGCCGCTTCGCTTCCACTCACCCTCAAAAAGTCTTCACGGCCGAAATTTCCGGCATTGCACCTGCCCTGGCAACCGCTTACCACCTCGGCGTGCCGCTGGTCTTCGCCCGCAAACACCGCCCCGTGACCATGCCCGACCAGATCTTCCTCACCCTCACGCCTTCTCACACCAAAGGGCGTGAGGTGGAACTGATGGTCTCGCCCGAATACCTGCACGCGGGGGAACACATCCTCATCATCGACGACTTTCTGGCTTCTGGAGAAACCATTTTAGGGCTTGTGCGGCTGGTGCAGGCCGCGCAGGCAGAAGTTGTGGGCATCGGCGCGCTCATCGAAAAGACCTTCGAAGGCGGGCGCGCCAAACTGGAACCGCTGGGCGTGCCCATCGAAGCCCTGGCGCGCATCAGCGCCCTGCACGACGACGGACGCATCGAATTCGCGGAGTAA